Proteins from one Flavobacterium branchiarum genomic window:
- the rplR gene encoding 50S ribosomal protein L18 — MSLTKSDRRQRIRFRIRKTISGFATKPRLSVFRSNKEIYAQLIDDVNGVTLFAASSREKEIGKGTNVEVANAVGKLVAEKALKAGIDSVTFDRGGYLYHGRIKSLAEGARAAGLKF; from the coding sequence ATGTCATTAACAAAATCTGATAGAAGACAGAGAATTAGATTCAGAATTAGAAAAACGATTAGTGGTTTCGCTACTAAACCAAGACTATCTGTATTTAGAAGTAACAAAGAAATTTACGCACAACTTATTGATGATGTAAATGGTGTTACTTTATTTGCTGCATCTTCAAGAGAAAAAGAAATAGGTAAAGGTACGAACGTAGAAGTTGCAAACGCAGTTGGAAAACTTGTTGCAGAAAAAGCGTTAAAAGCTGGGATAGATTCAGTAACTTTCGATAGAGGAGGATACTTATATCACGGTCGTATTAAATCATTAGCAGAAGGCGCAAGAGCGGCTGGACTTAAATTCTAA
- the rpsE gene encoding 30S ribosomal protein S5: protein MMSKYKNVELVKPSGLELKDRLVSVNRVTKVTKGGRAFGFSAIVVVGDENGVVGHGLGKSKDVSEAIAKAVEDAKKNLVKIPLNGQSVPHEQKGKFGGARVFLIPASHGTGVIAGGAVRSVLESVGIHDVLSKSQGSSNPHNVVKATFDALLQMRSAYTVAKQRGVSLEKVFKG, encoded by the coding sequence ATTATGTCTAAATACAAAAATGTAGAATTAGTAAAACCAAGTGGTCTTGAACTTAAAGATCGTCTGGTAAGTGTTAATCGTGTTACTAAAGTTACAAAGGGTGGTAGAGCTTTCGGTTTTTCTGCTATTGTAGTTGTAGGTGATGAAAATGGAGTTGTAGGACATGGATTAGGAAAATCTAAAGATGTTTCTGAAGCAATTGCGAAAGCAGTAGAAGATGCTAAGAAAAATTTAGTAAAAATTCCTTTGAATGGTCAATCAGTTCCTCACGAACAAAAAGGTAAATTTGGTGGTGCACGTGTATTCTTAATTCCTGCGTCTCATGGTACAGGAGTTATTGCTGGTGGAGCTGTTCGTTCAGTTCTTGAATCAGTAGGTATTCACGATGTATTATCTAAATCTCAAGGATCATCAAATCCTCATAACGTAGTTAAAGCAACTTTTGATGCTTTATTACAAATGAGAAGCGCTTATACTGTTGCAAAACAAAGAGGTGTTTCTTTAGAAAAAGTTTTTAAAGGTTAA
- the rpmD gene encoding 50S ribosomal protein L30 has translation MAKLLVKQVRSKINCPLSQKRGLEALGLRKMGQVVEHDSNPAILGMINKVKHLVSVEEAK, from the coding sequence ATGGCTAAATTATTAGTAAAACAAGTAAGAAGCAAAATCAACTGTCCTCTTTCTCAAAAAAGAGGTTTGGAAGCTTTAGGTCTACGTAAAATGGGACAAGTTGTAGAGCATGATTCAAATCCTGCTATCCTTGGGATGATAAACAAAGTTAAACACTTAGTTTCTGTTGAAGAAGCTAAATAA
- the rplO gene encoding 50S ribosomal protein L15, giving the protein MNLSNLQPAEGSTHNQNKRLGRGEGSGKGGTSARGHKGAKSRSGYSKKIGFEGGQMPLQRRVPKFGFTNINRKEYEGVNLDTLQLLVDNGIITDSVDMTVYVANRLATKNEIVKILGRGELKAKLKVTAHKFTATAKAAIEAAGGEVVTI; this is encoded by the coding sequence ATGAATTTAAGTAACTTACAACCAGCTGAAGGGTCAACGCACAATCAAAATAAAAGATTAGGTAGAGGAGAAGGTTCTGGAAAAGGTGGTACTTCTGCAAGAGGTCACAAAGGAGCAAAATCTCGTTCTGGTTATTCTAAAAAGATTGGTTTTGAGGGAGGGCAAATGCCACTTCAAAGACGTGTACCTAAGTTTGGTTTCACAAACATCAACCGTAAAGAATACGAAGGTGTAAATTTAGATACGCTTCAATTATTAGTAGACAATGGTATTATTACAGATTCTGTTGACATGACAGTTTATGTGGCTAATCGTCTAGCTACCAAAAATGAAATCGTTAAGATTTTAGGTAGAGGAGAATTGAAAGCAAAATTAAAAGTAACTGCTCACAAATTTACTGCTACTGCAAAAGCTGCTATTGAAGCTGCTGGTGGAGAAGTTGTAACAATATAA
- the secY gene encoding preprotein translocase subunit SecY: MKKFIESLSNVWKIEELKNRILITLGLLLVYRFGAHVTLPGIDATQLTGLAGQTKNGLGSILDMFTGGAFSKASVFALGIMPYISASIVVQLMGIAIPYLQKLQNDGESGRKKINQITRWLTIVITLVQGPTYIYNLYRTLPSSAFLLGFNSFEFLFSSVIILVTGTIFAMWLGEKITDKGIGNGISLLIMVGILARFPQAFIQEFTTRVTNNNGGPMLLVIEIIVWLLVIISCVLLIMAVRKIPVQYARRTTSGDYEQDLMGGNRQWIPLKLNASGVMPIIFAQAIMFIPAAVAGLSKSETSQSIVGTFSDMFGFWYNFVFATLIIVFTFFYTAITVPTNKMSDDLKRSGGFIPGVRPGVETSDYLDKVMSLITFPGSLFLALIAVFPAIVVSFMDVQQSWAMFFGGTSLIIMVGVAIDTIQQINSYLLNKHYDGLMKTGKNRKAVA; this comes from the coding sequence ATGAAGAAATTTATTGAATCACTAAGTAATGTTTGGAAAATCGAAGAACTAAAAAATAGAATCTTAATCACTTTAGGACTTCTTTTGGTATATCGTTTTGGAGCACACGTTACGCTTCCTGGAATTGATGCAACGCAATTAACTGGATTAGCGGGACAAACAAAAAATGGTTTAGGATCTATTCTAGACATGTTCACCGGAGGTGCATTCTCTAAAGCTTCAGTTTTTGCTTTAGGTATTATGCCTTATATTTCAGCGTCTATTGTTGTACAGTTAATGGGAATTGCGATTCCGTATTTACAAAAACTTCAAAATGATGGGGAGAGCGGTAGAAAAAAAATTAATCAGATAACACGTTGGTTAACTATTGTAATTACATTAGTTCAAGGACCAACTTACATCTATAATTTATATAGAACATTACCTAGTAGTGCATTCTTACTAGGTTTTAATTCTTTTGAGTTTTTATTTTCTTCTGTGATAATTTTGGTTACAGGTACAATTTTTGCCATGTGGTTAGGAGAGAAAATTACAGATAAAGGTATTGGAAATGGAATTTCATTGTTGATTATGGTTGGTATATTAGCTCGTTTTCCACAAGCTTTTATTCAAGAATTTACAACCAGAGTTACCAATAACAATGGAGGACCAATGTTATTAGTTATTGAAATTATTGTTTGGTTATTAGTGATCATTTCTTGTGTACTGTTAATTATGGCAGTTCGTAAAATTCCTGTTCAATACGCTCGTCGTACAACTTCAGGTGATTATGAGCAAGATTTGATGGGAGGAAATAGACAATGGATTCCACTTAAGCTTAATGCTTCTGGGGTTATGCCAATCATTTTTGCACAAGCAATTATGTTTATTCCTGCAGCTGTAGCTGGATTATCAAAATCAGAAACATCACAATCTATTGTAGGTACTTTTAGCGATATGTTTGGATTCTGGTATAACTTTGTATTTGCAACATTAATTATTGTTTTTACATTCTTTTATACTGCAATTACAGTACCTACTAATAAGATGTCAGACGACTTAAAGAGAAGTGGTGGTTTTATTCCAGGTGTTAGACCAGGAGTTGAAACTTCAGACTATCTTGATAAAGTAATGTCTCTAATAACTTTCCCAGGATCTTTATTCCTTGCTTTGATTGCTGTTTTCCCAGCCATTGTTGTAAGTTTTATGGATGTACAACAATCTTGGGCAATGTTTTTTGGAGGTACCTCGTTAATAATTATGGTTGGGGTTGCAATAGATACTATTCAACAAATCAACTCATACTTGTTAAACAAACATTATGATGGTTTAATGAAGACTGGTAAAAATAGAAAAGCAGTAGCTTAA
- the infA gene encoding translation initiation factor IF-1 — protein sequence MAKQSAIEQDGSIIEALSNAMFRVELENGHIVIAHISGKMRMHYIKLLPGDKVKLEMSPYDLSKARITYRY from the coding sequence ATGGCAAAACAATCAGCAATAGAACAAGACGGATCAATCATTGAAGCATTATCAAATGCGATGTTCCGTGTAGAATTAGAAAATGGACATATTGTAATTGCTCATATTTCTGGAAAGATGCGTATGCATTATATCAAATTATTACCTGGTGATAAAGTGAAACTAGAAATGAGCCCTTACGACTTGTCAAAAGCAAGAATTACTTATAGATATTAA
- the ykgO gene encoding type B 50S ribosomal protein L36, translating into MKVRASVKKRSPECIIVRRKGRLYVINKKNPRFKQRQG; encoded by the coding sequence ATGAAAGTTAGAGCATCAGTAAAAAAGAGAAGTCCCGAGTGCATCATTGTGCGTAGAAAAGGGAGATTGTACGTAATAAACAAAAAGAATCCTAGATTTAAACAAAGACAAGGATAA
- the rpsM gene encoding 30S ribosomal protein S13, translating to MARIAGVDIPKNKRGVIALTYIFGLGRSRAIEILEKAQVSQDKKVQEWNDDEIGAIREAVSSFKIEGELRSEVSLNIKRLMDIGCYRGIRHRSGLPLRGQRTKNNSRTRKGKRKTVANKKKATK from the coding sequence ATGGCAAGAATAGCAGGGGTAGATATCCCAAAAAATAAGAGAGGTGTTATAGCACTTACCTATATCTTTGGATTAGGAAGAAGTAGAGCTATTGAGATTTTAGAAAAAGCTCAAGTAAGCCAAGATAAAAAAGTTCAAGAGTGGAATGATGACGAGATCGGAGCAATTCGTGAAGCTGTATCATCTTTTAAAATTGAAGGAGAATTACGTTCTGAAGTTTCTTTAAACATCAAACGTTTAATGGATATTGGTTGTTATAGAGGTATCCGTCATAGATCTGGTCTTCCATTAAGAGGGCAAAGAACTAAAAACAACTCTAGAACAAGAAAAGGTAAAAGAAAAACTGTTGCTAACAAGAAAAAAGCAACTAAATAA
- the rpsK gene encoding 30S ribosomal protein S11, whose protein sequence is MAKATAKKRKVIVESTGEAHISATFNNIIISLTNKKGEVISWSSAGKMGFRGSKKNTPYAAQMAAEDCSKVALEAGLKKVKVYVKGPGNGRESAIRSIHNGGIEVTEIIDVTPMPHNGCRPPKRRRV, encoded by the coding sequence ATGGCTAAAGCAACTGCAAAAAAACGTAAAGTTATCGTTGAATCAACGGGTGAAGCTCATATTTCTGCCACTTTCAACAACATTATCATTTCTTTGACTAATAAGAAAGGTGAAGTTATTTCTTGGTCTTCAGCTGGTAAAATGGGTTTCAGAGGTTCTAAAAAGAATACTCCGTACGCAGCTCAAATGGCAGCAGAAGATTGTAGTAAAGTAGCTCTTGAGGCAGGACTTAAAAAAGTTAAGGTTTATGTAAAAGGACCAGGAAACGGACGTGAGTCTGCTATCCGTTCTATTCATAACGGTGGAATTGAAGTTACAGAGATTATCGATGTTACTCCAATGCCTCACAACGGATGTCGTCCTCCTAAAAGACGTAGAGTTTAA
- the rpsD gene encoding 30S ribosomal protein S4, which yields MARYTGPSTRIARKFGEAIFGDDKSFEKRNYPPGQHGMAKKRGKKSEYAVQLMEKQKAKYSYGILEKQFRNLFEKASATKGVTGEVLLQLCEARLDNVVFRMGIAPSRRGARQIVSHRHVTVNGEVVNIPSYHLKPGDKVAVREKSKSLEAIERSLSNSSHVYEWITWNNDLKEGTFVSVPARLQIPENIKEQLIVELYNK from the coding sequence ATGGCAAGATATACTGGTCCAAGCACAAGAATCGCTCGTAAATTTGGCGAAGCAATCTTCGGAGATGACAAATCTTTCGAAAAAAGAAATTACCCACCTGGACAACACGGGATGGCTAAAAAAAGAGGAAAAAAATCTGAGTACGCTGTTCAGTTAATGGAAAAGCAAAAAGCTAAATATTCTTATGGAATTTTAGAAAAACAATTCAGAAATTTATTCGAAAAAGCATCAGCTACTAAAGGAGTTACTGGTGAGGTTTTATTACAATTATGTGAAGCAAGACTTGATAATGTAGTTTTTAGAATGGGTATTGCTCCTTCTAGAAGAGGTGCACGTCAAATCGTATCTCACAGACACGTTACTGTAAACGGTGAAGTTGTTAATATTCCTTCTTACCACCTTAAGCCTGGTGATAAAGTTGCTGTTCGTGAAAAATCTAAATCTTTAGAAGCTATCGAACGTTCTTTATCTAATTCAAGTCATGTTTATGAGTGGATTACTTGGAACAATGATCTTAAAGAAGGAACTTTTGTTTCTGTACCTGCGAGACTTCAAATTCCAGAAAACATTAAAGAACAATTAATCGTAGAGTTGTACAACAAATAA